The genomic window TCCCCGCTTCGATACACTCCCTGATAGTTGAATCCTGGGCATCCGCCATGACTACCGCAATATCCGCGCCCGCCTTGGCCGCCATCTCCATTTCTGCACGGCCGGCATCCATGGTCTTCATGTCAGCGACCAGGGTAGTGTGGGGAAATAACGACCTCATATGACGTATCGCATTCATCCCTTCGCTTTTGATGAGCGGCGTGCCAATCTCCAGCCAGTCCACTCCCCCCTCAACCGATTCCTTAGCGACCCTGACTGCCCGGTGAAGGTCAACAAAATCAAGGGCCACCTGTAATATTACCGTCATAATTATAAACTCTGGTTGTTAAAGAACTGCTATTCAAAATACGAGGCGCCGCAACGGTCTGATTCCCAGGTCGTAACCTTTTCTACCTTTACGCCCGCGGGAAGCTCCCGCCTTAATTCTTCATATAATATTTTCGACAGATTCTCGGTCGTGGGATTTACCTCTGCAAAATCTGCGAGTTCATTTAAATAGATATGGTCAAATCTATTGATAATTTCTCCCACAACCCGTTTTGCGTCCCGAAAATCCATAACCATACCCAGGGTATCTAACTTTTCCGCTTTTAAAATAACTTGTACCTTCCAATTGTGACCGTGGAGTCTTTCGCATTGGCCTTTATATTCACGCAAATTGTGCGCTGCAGAAAAATCCGTTTCAATAATGAGCTCGAACATATCTTTTCGTATGGCAAAATGCCACAGCTTTCCCCGTTGTTTCCGACCAAAAAAGGATCAATTACATAAAAATCTTATCACCCGTAAAAATGAAAGTCAAGATTATTTTGATTGTTTATATTGACTTAAACGCTCATTATTACAAAACATAGGATGGTTTAAAATTCATCAGACGCGTTATTTCCTCTTAAATTGTTTTTGCAATTCGCACAGCGAGAAAAACAAGGTGGTGGGTCTTCCGTGCGGACAATTATTGGTGTATGCATGAATGTCTTTTTTCATTTTCAAAAGCTCCTCAATCTCCTGCGGTTCTAGCCGCTGCCCTGCCTTAATTGCGCCTTTGCATGCCATGACGCTGATTAATTTGCTTACAATCTTGTCTTTGCCTTTGAGTTCCTTCTCATCACTGAATTCAGTCAGCACGCTTTCGATAAATTCCTTGCCGGGCAAATGTCTTAGCATCTGAGGAAAGGAACGAATTACGATGGTGCGTTGTCCGAACTCCTCAATTTCTACTCCCAGATCCCCAAGGTATTGTTTTATGCTGGTAACGGAAAAGAAATCCTTCGGACTTAACTCAATCATTTCCGGTATTAACAACCGCTGGCTCGCTGATTGAGCTCCCTGCAGGTTCCTTTCTATTTCATGGTATAAAATAATTTCGTGCAATGCGTGCTGATCAATAAGGTTGAATCCGTCGTCGGTTTCTTCGACGATAAAGGCATCGTGAATCTGAAACGACACTTTTTTTTTACCGATAACCTCCACCGGAGATCTGTTTCCTGCCGGTTCCGGGGTTTTTGACATTTGCGCGTTGACAGATGCTTCGGATTTTTCTGCATGTAAAACCCCTTCGCCTCTTTCCTCGCAAGGTCTTTCTGGAGGTGAAGAGAGGATATTCCTGTCATCGAAAGGGGTAAACGCGTCCAGGTTTCTTATGCGGTCACCGGATGGCGGGATATCCGCATTTCCCTTTGTATCCTGTATCTCATCCGTTTTTCTGTACGAAAACGGTTCCCATAACGATCTTTTCGTGAATCCCGCCTCATCCGCTTTTCCTGATTCCTTTCCCGGTATCGGGGCAAACGTTGCTATTCCCGAAGGCTTCGGAGCCGCTTTATGCAAACCTTCTTTTAATGCCGCCATGACATAGTTATAGATCGAGGAGGTGTTTCGGAAGCGCACCTCCGTCTTTGTCGGATGAACATTCACGTCTACTTCGGACGGGTCTACCTGTAAGAACAAAAACACGATCGGATACCTCCTGTGCATCAATTTCCCGTGATAGGATTCATTTATGGCGCGGAAGATAGCGCTGTCCTTAATGTAGCGGCCGTTTAAAAAGATAAACTGCATTCGGGCGTTCGCCTTGTCAAAAAAGGGGGGTGCAATATATCCGGAAAGGGAAAACAGCGCTTCCCGGAGAAATACCGGGATGAGATGCTTGCTCATCTCATCACCAAAAAACGTTGCAATTCGTTCGGCTGTTTCCCGAACGGGGGGGAGGTTAAACACCGTCCTGGTATTATGCATAAGGGTAAAGTGAATTGCCGGATAGGCGATTGCAAACCGCGTAAGCACTTCCGAGATGTAAGCCATTTCTGTTGGTATTGTCCGTAAAAATTTCTTACGGACCGGCACGTTAAAAAAGAGATCTTTCACCGTTACCTGGGTTCCTTCCGGCGCCCCGCATTCCTTTATCTGACTCAATACTCCGCCGTCGATGCTTATTTCCGCGCCTTGTATCGCCCCTTGCGTCCTGGAGATGATACTGGCGCGCGAAACGGCTCCGATGCTGGGTAATGCCTCACCTCTGAAACCGAGTGTGTGGATTGCAAAGAGATCGTCTGCGTTGAGGAGTTTACTGGTGGCGTGGCTTTGAAACGCAAGGGAAAGATCTTCGGCGTCCATCCCTATGCCGTCATCCGACACCCGGAGCATTTTTCGCCCCCCATCCTCCAGATAGGTATCAATCTTTGACGCCATGGCATCAATTGCGTTTTCTATCAGTTCTTTTACGACCGCGGCTGGCCGGTCAATGACCTCGCCGGCAGCAATCTTATTGATAACCGATGCGGGGAGAACCTTAATATGCGACATAGAATATTTCCTGAAAGGCAATTGTCAGTTCTTGAATCTTGCCTCACAAAGGTTGTATTGATGATTACAAAACATGCAGTGCCCATAAAGCATGCCGTTCGCACATCTTGTAGTATACCCTTGTGATGACGCCGCCTAAATAATATCACGTAAGGCAGGGAAATCATAATTAAATTATGAGTGGGGTGGCGCAGGGCTACGTCAAATATAAGTGCGAGTAATTGTCCGCAAAAAAGAAAGGAATAAACTGGCTTTTTCAAAAGGGTTTTTTTACCATAGAGTCGTGAACCATACGATATAAGACGCTTGGGTGTATAAAGTCATAGGCATAATGGTCACAGCGCTTGCAGCAACTCAGGGTGCGGGTTGCTGGTTTGATCTCCCGAAAAGGTTTGTTGGTATCTGTGGGGTTGGCAAAAAAACCAGAAGAGGAAAAAGAAAGACAAGCGGCTCACGGTTAAAATTCATAGCGCGGCACCGCCGCAAACAATTCCCCGTTGTGAAAGCGGGAGATTGCTTCGGACAAGACCCTCGCAATGACACTGGCTATGTTTTTGATGACATACGGTACGTTGTCATTGCAAGCGAAACGAAGCAATCCTTCTCTCATAAACAAACTGCACCTTCTGATAAAGGGTAAATAGGGTCGCGAAAAAACTTACAAAAAAAAGAAGTTTTTACACAGTAATATTATAAAAGAGGGAGGTGCATGCTTCAAGTGATGCGTAAAATCTGATTATAGTATATTTCTTAAAGGTTTTGTTTTTGTTTATTGACGAGAGGAGTGTTAGCTATGAGCAAGAAAAGAGTATCATTTTTTAAAAACCCTGCCTTGGTTTCAGGAATGATCGGCCTCGCCGGCGTCGTGCTTTTTTTGGCCGGCTGTGCCGCCCCAAATGCGCAAAAGAGAATCGCAGCCTTTTCTACGGCATTATCTATTGCCACGACAAATACAACGGAAGCCTTTGAAACCGTGGATCAAAAATTTTACCGCACCAAGGTGGCATTATTGGTTAATAACTATGACGAAAAAGGCTTTAACCCAAACACCGAAATGCATTTTCTCACCGGGCAGGATCTGGCGGTGCGTGAACAATTATTTAAGGGATTGCAGCGCTACGCTCAAAAATTGGCAGATATCATGAGCGATGCACAGTTGAAAGAATTTGACGCCGAAACAAAGGCGTTCGGGAAATCTCTGCAGAAATTGAGTGAGAATGACGCCTTTAAAAATATAAACAGCGGGGCTTCTAAGGCAAATATCGATGCCTTTGTCACGGCGGTTGATGTCGTTGGACGTTTTTTTATTGACTACAAACGGGAGAGGGGTGTCAGAGAAATAGTTGCCGACATGAAACAACCCATCGAAAATATCTGCAACACGCTCATCTCAGATATCGGACAACCCATGGATAAAACCGGAGCAGGTGGCTTTGGATTAAGAAATCAATCCTGGATCCAGTATGACGTCATGTTAAAGGAACACATCAGCTTTATCGACCGCAATAAGGACAAGTTTGATCCTGTGACAAAAGCGGAAGCAATCGCAAAACTTCCGGCTATCGTTGAAGAACAGAGCAAGGCGGATCTGACCCTGAAGGCAACGCAGGATACCTTAAAAAAGCTCAGGATGACACATGACGAACTGGTAAAGGCATTTGATAAAACATGTCCAACATTGGAGAATCTTATTGCCGAACTTATTGACGAGGGAAAAAGGGTAGGTAAGTTTTATAAGAGTCTTGCAAAAGAATAACGGAAGATGACAGTACGATACAGCTACAACCACATCCCTCTGGCAATGAGATGACCCTTTCCTGAATACCCGCCTGTTTGTGGGGAGCTAAAGGGGTTGTGAAAAAACGTGTTAAAGCAGCGAGATCGTGCGTGCTAATACGATAATTTTTATACCATAAGGAGGATAAGCCATGGCAAAGGAAGGAAAGAATGAATTGGCCCAGCAGGAAATCCGTGATATTTTCGGTGAGCTTTATAAGGCTCTTGACGATGCGTACTGGAGCGCAACGACGATTATCGATAAGGACCGCATCAGAGGTGCACAAGAAGGTATATTTGATATCCTTACTGAGTTGAACAGGGCACACATTCAATCAAACACAGAAAAGCTTAAAGAATTAGCTTCAAAAGTTGGTGATGTAAATAAGCGGCTTGATGCGTTAAAAAAGGATATCGATAAGGTTGTTCAGCGAATAGAAGTCGCCACGCGTGTGGCGAAGGCAATTGATAAGGTGCTTACCCAGGCGGCCAAGTATTTTAAGGTTTAGGTAGTGCACCAAGATTAAATTCCAACCATTCTTGCGGGAGCAGGCTTGCCGCCTGCTCCCGGTTCTTCCCGTGTACTTTATACCATCCAATTTTAGTGTTATTAAGGGTCTCATAATTGTATTGATTCGTCGTATGCTTTCCTTCTCCAATATTGAAGCGCTAAACGGACAGCTTAATGTGTGTTCTATTATGAGACGATTAATAAGTACAAAAATTAAAAAATGAACACCCTTTTAAACCAGAATATTTCAGAGATTATTGCTGAGACAGCAAAAAGCCGATGAGGAGGGAAAAATGGCTGTTGAATTTGAGGTTTTGAATGCTGAAGGAAAGAGACTCAAAGACGATATAACGGTACAACGCAGAAAATTAGAAACTGTATCGCTGAATTATGACGAGTTTAAAAAGAATACGGAAACCACGCTTAAAGACCTAGACGATAAAATAGATGCCCTTCTAAAAGGTCCTTTATTGTCTAAGGATACGTGGGACACGCATCCGCAGCAGGACGATGTAATCAGAAAAGTTCGTAATGACCTGCACGACAATTTAGAAACAAGAAAAGTTAGCATTGAACGGGTAGTGAATCTGTTGGTTCCTGACGTAAAGATACCCAAAAGGTTGACTATAATTGGCATTACTATTTTACTACTCATGATTGGCGGTTATGTCGCACTTCATAAATACATTGACACCCCGACGTACAAAAAAGAAAATGGGGAAAAATTATTTGCGGCAATCGGGAAACTCAAGGCGCATATTTTAAATCCAGAGGTGAAGTTAAATGATATGCCTGATTTACCGGATTTTAATCCTTTGACGGCAAAGAAAGGGCCGCGTTCAGATGATCCTGAAAAGAAAGAAAAAGGCAATGACGCTACAGGCCCTGCTACTGCGCCAAGTCAAGATGCTTGGGCATTAGTATTTGCAGAGAGAATTAGCAGCTTCAACGGTTTTGTATCAGTCGTTAAAGCCGGCACCACTACGGGAACTGGTTCTGTTATTGTAAAAAGCCAGGTTGATAAAATAAAGGAAGAGCTTGAAAAAATAGAGAAGGATGCCCTGATATTTTCAAAGAATGATGGATTTTTTTGGATAACTGGTTATTGGAGATGGCTGGAGATTGTATTTTGGGGGGAATTTGGGGTGATTGTTGGAATCCTTGCATGGATTTGTACACAGGCGGAGGTGGGGGGGTATACAAAGGGAAAGTATGAGAAAGAGTTACCTTGGTATATAGCGGAAATGGTTATGGGTCCGGTTATTGTTGTGGCAGTCTTTTTCCTGTTGAAACAGTTTGTTGGGACATTTATCGCCGGAGTTGCAGAAGAAGACGTTCGAAGTTCAATATACCTAACGCTGGGTATCTCTTTTGCGCTTGGGCTTTTTATAAGAAGGACACTCGGTGTTTTTAATTTTATCAAGGATAAACTACCACTTCCAAAGGAGTAATAGTTAAGGATCTCTCAGGGTCTGACCTTGGCAGGTTGTCCGAGGACGTGGCATCTTGGTTTTCTTTCATAAAACCATAAAAAACGGGCCAGAAACAGTTACGAAGCAGTAGTTCAATGATATAATAAAACTCGATGAAAGCACCACGGCAAAAGTACGCCAAGCAGTTAAAACTGTAGTTGCCTTTTAGTGTGTTCATCGCTTTTTACAAGGAGACGACCCTGGAAGAGAATAAGCAAAAGAACGATATAGCGGCTGCGTCCG from Candidatus Brocadia sp. includes these protein-coding regions:
- the queD gene encoding 6-carboxytetrahydropterin synthase QueD → MFELIIETDFSAAHNLREYKGQCERLHGHNWKVQVILKAEKLDTLGMVMDFRDAKRVVGEIINRFDHIYLNELADFAEVNPTTENLSKILYEELRRELPAGVKVEKVTTWESDRCGASYFE
- the mutL gene encoding DNA mismatch repair endonuclease MutL, giving the protein MSHIKVLPASVINKIAAGEVIDRPAAVVKELIENAIDAMASKIDTYLEDGGRKMLRVSDDGIGMDAEDLSLAFQSHATSKLLNADDLFAIHTLGFRGEALPSIGAVSRASIISRTQGAIQGAEISIDGGVLSQIKECGAPEGTQVTVKDLFFNVPVRKKFLRTIPTEMAYISEVLTRFAIAYPAIHFTLMHNTRTVFNLPPVRETAERIATFFGDEMSKHLIPVFLREALFSLSGYIAPPFFDKANARMQFIFLNGRYIKDSAIFRAINESYHGKLMHRRYPIVFLFLQVDPSEVDVNVHPTKTEVRFRNTSSIYNYVMAALKEGLHKAAPKPSGIATFAPIPGKESGKADEAGFTKRSLWEPFSYRKTDEIQDTKGNADIPPSGDRIRNLDAFTPFDDRNILSSPPERPCEERGEGVLHAEKSEASVNAQMSKTPEPAGNRSPVEVIGKKKVSFQIHDAFIVEETDDGFNLIDQHALHEIILYHEIERNLQGAQSASQRLLIPEMIELSPKDFFSVTSIKQYLGDLGVEIEEFGQRTIVIRSFPQMLRHLPGKEFIESVLTEFSDEKELKGKDKIVSKLISVMACKGAIKAGQRLEPQEIEELLKMKKDIHAYTNNCPHGRPTTLFFSLCELQKQFKRK